From a single Nicotiana tabacum cultivar K326 chromosome 8, ASM71507v2, whole genome shotgun sequence genomic region:
- the LOC107802794 gene encoding transmembrane 9 superfamily member 5 — protein sequence MPFSCLFNSRSFFFLPLDPLMDRHIFSQFVVPFQLLLIVSLSLASPNDHRYNFGDEVPLFVNKVGPLNNPSETYQYYDLPFCQPGELLPENESLGEVLNGDRLTNTLYRLKFGVDKDGVVLCHKKLNQNDVSKFRNAIIKDYYYQMYFDDLPFWGFFGKIEDEHWTLDGKGPKYFLFKHVQFDVLHNGNQIIEVHAFSDPSHVVDITEDKDQSVTFTYNVFWNETSTLFKNRMARYSRASGNPVNQQVHWFSIVNSIVITVLLMAFFAVSMMQRLKNDLTKWSSSDEEEDKEVGWKYLHGDVFRCPSNMPLLCAVIGAGSQLLTLFFFLFVLAFLGVLYPYNRGTLFTSLVIIYTLTSAVAGYRSAAFYSQFVETGWERSVTFSAVLFLGPFLLMEFFLNLVAASFGATLAIPFGTTLVIVLVYTLIAMPLLALGGIIGYRCRSEFQAPSATKKCAREIPSLAWYRKTPGQMLLAGLLPFSAIVVELHQLYATLWGYKISTLPGILFFMFIILIMLTVILSISLTYIQLTVEDHEWWWRSIFRGGSTAVFMFAYSIFFYCKSNMSGVLQTAIFFLYNTCICYAFFLMLGTISLHASLMFIRHIYHAVKSE from the exons ATGCCcttttcttgtttattcaatTCAAGAAGTTTTTTCTTCCTTCCTCTGGATCCGCTAATGGACCGTCATATATTTTCACAGTTTGTTGTACCATTTCAGTTGCTGCTAATAGTGAGTCTCTCTCTGGCTTCACCAAATGATCATCGCTACAACTTTGGAGATGAAGTCCCTCTTTTTGTCAACAAAGTTGGTCCCTTGAATAATCCCAG TGAAACATACCAATATTATGACCTGCCATTCTGCCAGCCAG GTGAGTTGCTTCCGGAAAATGAATCCCTTGGGGAAGTTTTGAATGGTGACCGTCTAACCAATACCTTGTACCGGTTGAAATTTGGAGTGGACAAAGATGGGGTTGTCCTGTGTCACAAGAAGCTTAATCAAAATGATGTCTCAAAGTTCAGGAATGCTATTATTAAAGATTACTACTATCAGATGTACTTTGACGATCTCCCTTTCTGGGGATTTTTCGGGAAAATTGAAGATGAACACTGGACCCTGGACGGAAAGGGCCCCAAGTATTTTCTCTTTAAGCATGTCCAATTTGATGTCCTTCACAATGGAAACCAAATCATAGAAGTACATGCTTTCAGTGATCCAAGCCATGTTGTGGATATAACAGAAGATAAAGACCAAAGTGTTACCTTCACGTATAATGTATTCTGGAATGAAACCTCAACTCTATTCAAGAATAGAATGGCAAGATACTCTAGGGCTTCCGGAAATCCAGTGAACCAACAAGTTCATTGGTTCTCGATAGTTAATTCAATTGTTATTACTGTTTTGCTGATGGCCTTTTTTGCTGTGAGTATGATGCAGCGTCTTAAGAATGATCTGACAAA ATGGTCTAGCAGTGATGAAGAGGAAGACAAAGAAGTGGGTTGGAAGTACCTTCATGGTGACGTATTTAGATGTCCCTCAAACATGCCTCTGCTTTGTGCAGTTATTGGTGCTGGTTCCCAGCTGTTGACCTT GTTCTTCTTCTTATTTGTTTTGGCGTTTCTTGGTGTCCTATATCCATATAACCGTGGAACGCTCTTCACATCCTTGGTCATAATTTATACCCTTACATCTGCAGTTGCCGGATACAGATCTGCCGCTTTCTACAGTCAATTTGTTGAAACTGGATGG GAAAGGAGCGTTACTTTCTCTGCCGTGCTCTTTCTTGGACCATTCCTCTTAATGGAGTTTTTCCTTAATTTAGTCGCTGCATCATTTGGGGCTACTTTAGCAATTCCATTTGGCACTACACTTGTCATTGTTCTTGTTTATACCCTCATTGCTATGCCACTGCTTGCTCTTGGTGGGATAATTGGCTATCGGTGTAGGTCTGAGTTTCAAGCACCTTCTGCCACAAAAAAGTGTGCAAGAGAGATACCATCACTAGCTTGGTACAGGAAGACACCTGGTCAAATGCTTCTGGCTGGTCTTCTACCGTTCAGCGCCATTGTTGTTGAGTTACACCAGTTGTATGCAACCCTTTGGGGCTACAAAATTTCGACTCTTCCTGGTATTctattttttatgtttataatccTCATAATGCTCACTGTGATCTTAAGCATCAGTTTGACATACATTCAGCTGACAGTGGAAGACCATGAATGGTGGTGGCG GTCTATTTTCCGTGGGGGCTCAACAGCTGTATTTATGTTTGCGTACTCCATATTCTTCTACTGCAAATCAAACATGAGCGGGGTCTTGCAAACTGCCATCTTCTTTTTATATAACACTTGCATATGCTATGCATTTTTCCTTATGCTTGGAACAATCAGTCTACATGCTTCCTTGATGTTTATTCGTCACATCTACCATGCTGTAAAGAGTGAATGA